From a region of the Arvicanthis niloticus isolate mArvNil1 chromosome 6, mArvNil1.pat.X, whole genome shotgun sequence genome:
- the LOC117711283 gene encoding organic cation/carnitine transporter 2 isoform X2, which yields MVLPLFAYFIRDWRMLLLALTVPGVLCGALWWFIPESPRWLISQGRIKEAEVIIRKAAKVNGIVAPSTIFDPNELQDLNSKKPQLHHIYDLVRTRNIRIITIMSIVLWLTISVGYFGLSLDTPNLHGNIYVNCFLLAAVEVPAYVLAWILLQYLPRRYSISAALFLGGSVLLFIQLVPSGLFYLSTALVMMGKFGITSAYSMVYVYTAELYPTVVRNMGVGVSSTASRLGSILSPYFVYLGAYDRFLPYILMGSLTILTAILTLFFPESFGVPLPDTIDQMLRVKGIKQWHIQGQTRMQKDGEESPTVLKSTAF from the exons ATGGTGCTGCCTCTGTTTGCATACTTCATCAGAGACTGGAGGATGCTGCTGCTGGCGCTAACTGTGCCAGGGGTGCTGTGTGGGGCTCTCTGGTG GTTCATCCCTGAGTCCCCCCGATGGCTCATCTCTCAAGGCCGAATTAAAGAGGCAGAGGTGATCATCCGCAAAGCTGCCAAAGTCAATGGGATTGTTGCACCTTCCACAATCTTCGATCCAAATGAG TTACAAGACTTAAATTCCAAGAAGCCTCAGTTGCACCACATTTACGATCTGGTCCGAACACGGAATATCAGGATCATCACCATCATGTCCATAGTCCTGTG GCTGACCATATCAGTGGGCTATTTTGGACTTTCTCTTGATACTCCGAACTTGCATGGGAACATCTATGTGAACTGCTTCCTACTGGCAGCTGTTGAAGTCCCAGCCTATGTGTTGGCCTGGATCTTGCTGCAGTACTTGCCCCGGCGATATTCTATCTCTGCTGCCCTTTTCCTGGGTGGCAGTGTCCTTCTCTTCATTCAGCTGGTGCCTTCAG GATTGTTTTACTTGTCTACTGCCTTGGTGATGATGGGCAAGTTTGGAATCACCTCTGCCTACTCCATGGTCTATGTGTACACAGCTGAGCTGTACCCCACTGTGGTCAGAAACATGGGTGTGGGAGTCAGCTCCACAGCATCCCGCCTTGGCAGCATCCTGTCTCCCTACTTTGTTTACCTTG GTGCCTATGATCGCTTCCTGCCTTATATCCTCATGGGAAGTCTGACCATCCTGACAGCTATCCTCACCTTGTTCTTCCCCGAGAGCTTTGGTGTCCCTCTCCCAGACACCATTGATCAGATGCTAAGGGTCAAAGG aataaaacaaTGGCATATCCAAGGCCAGACAAGGATGCAAAAAGATGGTGAAGAAAGCCCAACAGTCCTAAAGAGCACAGCTTTCTAA